Proteins co-encoded in one Christiangramia fulva genomic window:
- a CDS encoding ABC transporter ATP-binding protein codes for MITATNLSKIYNGTKVLNIDHLDIPSGQSFGLVGNNGAGKTTFFSLLLDLIQPSTGNIFNKEITVSQSEEWKPFTSSFIDESFLIGYLTPEEYFYFIGELRNRNKADIDSFLINFGDFFNGEIIGRNKYLRDLSKGNQKKAGIVAALIGDPEVVILDEPFANLDPTTQIRLKKLLKELSQTTGTTFLISSHDLIHVTEVCERIVVLDKGEIVKDIQTSEATLKELEAYFAREIAES; via the coding sequence ATGATAACTGCAACTAATCTTTCCAAAATATACAACGGTACCAAAGTGCTCAACATCGATCATCTCGATATTCCATCTGGACAAAGTTTTGGCCTCGTGGGAAATAACGGAGCCGGTAAGACTACCTTTTTTAGTCTGCTTCTGGACCTTATCCAGCCTTCCACCGGTAATATTTTTAATAAGGAAATTACCGTTAGTCAGAGTGAGGAATGGAAACCTTTTACCTCTTCATTTATAGATGAAAGTTTTTTAATTGGCTATCTTACTCCTGAAGAATATTTTTATTTCATCGGGGAACTTCGCAACCGCAATAAAGCCGATATTGATTCCTTTTTGATAAATTTCGGAGACTTTTTCAATGGAGAGATCATTGGCCGAAATAAATATCTCCGTGACCTTTCCAAAGGAAATCAGAAAAAAGCCGGTATTGTCGCCGCGCTTATCGGTGATCCGGAAGTTGTCATTCTCGATGAACCTTTTGCCAATCTCGATCCGACCACCCAAATTCGTCTAAAAAAATTATTGAAAGAACTTTCCCAAACCACCGGAACTACCTTTCTTATTTCCAGTCATGATTTGATTCATGTCACTGAAGTTTGCGAACGAATTGTGGTGCTTGATAAAGGAGAGATCGTGAAAGATATTCAAACCTCAGAAGCCACTCTTAAAGAACTCGAAGCCTACTTTGCACGGGAGATCGCCGAGAGCTAA